A section of the Chitinivibrionales bacterium genome encodes:
- the rpmG gene encoding 50S ribosomal protein L33, with amino-acid sequence MPREMISLECTSCKRTNYSLMKNKRKHSERLELKKYCPFERKRTVHKEAR; translated from the coding sequence ATGCCCAGAGAGATGATTTCGTTGGAATGCACGTCATGCAAGAGAACCAATTATTCGCTCATGAAAAACAAACGCAAGCATTCGGAGCGTCTCGAGCTGAAAAAATACTGCCCGTTCGAACGGAAACGTACGGTTCACAAAGAAGCGCGTTGA
- the secE gene encoding preprotein translocase subunit SecE: protein MNKLIQYLKDVRAEMGKVSWPARNELMGATWLVIVLSLLMAIFVYTCDQVINRIIGLLLKINL from the coding sequence ATGAATAAACTAATTCAATATCTGAAGGATGTCAGGGCGGAGATGGGCAAGGTGAGCTGGCCCGCGCGCAATGAATTGATGGGCGCCACTTGGCTCGTGATTGTTCTCAGCCTTCTCATGGCTATTTTTGTTTACACGTGCGACCAGGTGATAAACCGGATCATCGGTTTGTTGCTCAAGATCAACCTGTAG
- the nusG gene encoding transcription termination/antitermination protein NusG, giving the protein MAKRWYAVHTYSGQEARVMEVITDLIAAGEMKEQIGQVLMPTHDVVHVKNGKKIKTTRKFFPSYILVELELNKDTSHFIRNINGVTGFVGGKKPQPLRDEEVARILGQTEKSTRQQISEVPYEIGDAVKIKEGPFKDFDGVVDEIHPEKGKIKVMVSVFGRSTPVEVDFMHVNPIS; this is encoded by the coding sequence ATGGCAAAACGCTGGTATGCCGTCCATACATACTCGGGCCAGGAAGCGCGGGTGATGGAAGTCATCACCGACCTTATCGCCGCAGGCGAGATGAAGGAACAGATCGGCCAGGTGCTCATGCCGACGCACGACGTGGTCCACGTGAAAAACGGCAAGAAGATCAAGACGACGCGCAAGTTCTTCCCGAGCTACATCCTGGTCGAGCTTGAATTGAACAAGGATACGTCGCATTTCATCAGGAACATCAACGGCGTCACCGGCTTCGTGGGAGGGAAAAAGCCCCAGCCGCTGCGCGACGAGGAAGTCGCGCGGATCCTGGGACAGACCGAAAAAAGCACGCGGCAGCAGATTTCAGAGGTACCATACGAGATCGGCGACGCGGTGAAAATCAAGGAAGGGCCATTCAAGGATTTCGACGGCGTGGTTGACGAAATACACCCGGAAAAAGGGAAAATAAAGGTCATGGTGAGCGTGTTCGGAAGATCCACGCCGGTCGAGGTGGACTTCATGCATGTCAATCCGATCAGTTGA
- the rplK gene encoding 50S ribosomal protein L11 codes for MAKKVSAIIKLQIPGGQANPAPPVGPALGQHGVNIMEFCKSFNAKTKDANGMIIPVVITVYADRSFTFITKTPPVSVLILKELGLEKGSGVPNKDKVGTLNKAQVKKIAEIKMPDLNAASLEAAMNTVAGTARSMGVNVAD; via the coding sequence TTGGCTAAGAAAGTAAGCGCAATCATAAAGCTGCAGATCCCGGGCGGTCAGGCGAACCCCGCGCCGCCGGTGGGACCCGCGCTGGGCCAGCACGGTGTCAACATCATGGAATTTTGCAAGTCGTTCAATGCGAAAACAAAAGACGCGAACGGCATGATCATCCCGGTGGTGATCACCGTTTACGCAGATCGGTCGTTTACGTTCATCACCAAGACCCCGCCGGTGTCTGTGCTCATTCTCAAAGAGCTCGGCCTCGAAAAGGGGTCGGGCGTGCCCAACAAGGACAAGGTGGGAACGCTCAACAAGGCGCAGGTAAAGAAAATCGCGGAAATCAAGATGCCCGACCTTAACGCGGCAAGCCTCGAAGCAGCAATGAACACGGTCGCGGGAACGGCGCGGAGCATGGGCGTCAACGTCGCGGACTGA
- the rplA gene encoding 50S ribosomal protein L1, whose protein sequence is MKRHGKKWKASRAKIDKTKEYQIPEAVEFLRTNKTGKFDETLEVAINLGIDPTKSDQNVRGAVVLPHGLGKTVRVLAFAQGAKAEEAKAAGADHVGAEDMAEKINGGWLEFDACIATPDMMKVVGKLGKILGTRGLMPNPKVGTVTMDIGKAVKELKKGKVEFRAEKGGIVHAPLGKLSFDADKLIENVKTFLEALAKAKPSSAKGQFLKKVVLSSTMGQGVKLVTATEAKA, encoded by the coding sequence ATGAAACGTCACGGCAAGAAGTGGAAGGCCTCGCGGGCAAAGATCGACAAGACCAAGGAGTATCAAATTCCGGAGGCCGTGGAATTTTTACGTACCAATAAAACCGGCAAATTCGACGAGACGCTTGAAGTCGCGATCAACCTCGGCATTGATCCCACGAAGAGCGACCAGAACGTCCGCGGCGCGGTGGTGCTGCCGCACGGCCTTGGTAAAACCGTGCGCGTGCTCGCGTTTGCCCAGGGCGCAAAGGCCGAAGAGGCAAAGGCGGCGGGCGCCGACCACGTGGGCGCTGAGGACATGGCCGAAAAAATAAACGGCGGGTGGCTGGAGTTCGACGCCTGCATCGCGACGCCCGACATGATGAAAGTGGTGGGCAAACTCGGAAAGATCCTCGGCACGCGCGGACTCATGCCCAACCCCAAGGTGGGCACGGTCACCATGGACATCGGCAAGGCGGTCAAGGAACTTAAAAAGGGCAAGGTCGAGTTCCGCGCGGAAAAAGGCGGCATCGTCCATGCTCCGCTGGGCAAGCTCTCGTTTGACGCGGACAAGCTTATTGAAAATGTAAAGACTTTTCTCGAGGCGCTGGCAAAGGCGAAGCCCTCGTCCGCAAAAGGGCAGTTTCTCAAGAAGGTGGTATTGAGCAGCACCATGGGGCAGGGCGTCAAGCTGGTGACGGCGACCGAAGCCAAGGCCTGA
- the rplJ gene encoding 50S ribosomal protein L10: protein MSTKTERTKTIEVLEKEFKEAKGIYLTDINKIDVEKITRLRNDIRKKGMKYIVVKNTLARIALERCGKKDLTPFLKGQIGVVVAPQEGMAPAKIIRDFQKECAKQNKELELLPVKVAYIDGTTFDGKETARLADIPPRDVLLSQLLGVLQAPMAKFAGTLNGVLTTFAATLDAVRSKKESEASAPKSN, encoded by the coding sequence ATGTCGACAAAAACCGAACGGACAAAAACCATAGAGGTCCTGGAAAAGGAATTCAAAGAGGCCAAGGGCATCTACCTCACCGACATCAATAAAATTGATGTGGAGAAGATCACCAGGCTGCGCAACGATATCCGGAAAAAAGGGATGAAGTACATCGTTGTCAAGAACACCCTTGCGCGGATCGCGCTCGAGCGTTGCGGGAAAAAAGACCTCACGCCGTTTTTGAAGGGACAAATCGGCGTGGTAGTGGCTCCGCAGGAGGGCATGGCGCCGGCGAAAATCATCCGTGATTTCCAGAAGGAGTGCGCGAAACAAAACAAGGAGCTCGAACTGCTTCCCGTCAAGGTGGCCTACATCGACGGCACCACGTTTGACGGGAAGGAGACGGCGCGTCTTGCCGACATCCCGCCGCGTGACGTGCTGCTCTCCCAGTTGCTCGGCGTGCTGCAGGCGCCCATGGCGAAATTCGCCGGAACGCTCAACGGCGTTCTCACCACGTTTGCGGCGACGCTGGATGCAGTGAGAAGTAAAAAGGAGTCGGAAGCTTCCGCTCCCAAGTCCAACTGA
- the rplL gene encoding 50S ribosomal protein L7/L12, which produces MATLTNEELVEAIGGKTVLELCDLIKAIEDKFGVKAAAPVAVAAAPAAGSAAAPAEEKTEFSVILKDGGAKKIQVIKVVRAITGLGLKEAKDLVEGAPKPVKEGIPKAEAETIKKQLEENGGVVEIK; this is translated from the coding sequence GTGGCGACTTTAACGAATGAAGAACTGGTTGAGGCAATTGGCGGTAAAACAGTACTTGAGCTGTGCGATCTGATCAAGGCCATCGAAGACAAATTCGGCGTCAAGGCCGCTGCGCCCGTTGCAGTGGCGGCGGCTCCCGCCGCGGGCAGCGCGGCGGCACCGGCCGAGGAGAAGACCGAATTCTCCGTGATCCTCAAGGACGGCGGCGCGAAGAAGATCCAGGTGATCAAGGTCGTGCGCGCGATAACCGGTCTCGGGCTCAAAGAGGCAAAAGACCTTGTTGAAGGCGCGCCCAAACCGGTCAAGGAAGGAATTCCCAAGGCAGAGGCCGAAACGATTAAAAAGCAGCTGGAAGAAAACGGCGGCGTTGTCGAGATCAAGTAA
- the rpoB gene encoding DNA-directed RNA polymerase subunit beta translates to MVERTSYSRIKKVMDLPDLLEIQTESYAAFLQADISPRQRKKQGLHGVFHSLFPVNDVKGYYSLEYDGYKLGVPKYTIKECKERGMTFAAPLKVDMSLLVYEQDGEVKKFVEKITNEVYVGEIPLMTERGTFVINGAERVIVSQLHRSPGITFDEEEQPNGEKEMTARIIPQRGSWVEMILDADDVLTINIDRRKKMPATILLRALGYSTDEKLLALFHERENVDVGAKGKEKIVGNVNAVTLFNKETGEIILDANEIITEEKYANLVSNKIGEVQILANVPNPENMIIRNTIERDPTKSEEEALFYIYATMRPGDPPNVETARNLVNRLFFDEKRYDLGNVGRYRLNTRLNIKHEEGNNTLSKDDFVAAFKYLIGLGGSEGFIDDIDHLGNRRVRSVGELLSAQFTVGLTRMVRTIRERLSLRDNENVTPQDLINARTVSTVVQAFFGSSQLSQFLDQTNPLSELTHKRRVSALGPGGLTRERAGFEVRDVHHTHYGRLCPIETPEGPNIGLIASLSTFARVNGFGFIETPYQKIEDGRLTGDIDYLTADQEDNYKIAQANTPVNEKGRLTEETVFARYRGDFLILNPRDVSYMDISPMQLVSVAAGLIPFLEHDDANRALMGSNMQRQAVPLLNTEAPLIGTGLEGRAAVDSGCMIIARNPGLIEKVDATKVVIRKTKTSAGDDILGLSEYDTYELTKFERSNQDTCINQKVCVSAGDKVKAGDVLADGHATKNGELALGRNVMVAFMPWRGYNFEDAIIISEKLVADDIYTSLHIEVFETEVRDTKRGPEELTREIPNVSEDAVKNLDETGVVRVGTEVEAGDILVGKVTPKGETELSPEERLLRAIFGEKAGDVRDSSLKAPPGLKGIVMDTCIYSRKERDKRSKKKDKRIIDEMKLSIGKQIAEIEKARLEKLTDILSDTVTRVITNAHTGETVVPEGRKWTKALLNKMEFASIAFKNGLCNDAAKNRKAEDVLFHANDLIAKLEDKLDKEIDKIVRGDELKPGVLQLVKVYVAKKRKLSVGDKMAGRHGNKGVISKIVPAEDLPFLPDGTPVDIVLNPLGVPSRMNFGQILETHMGWAAAKLGQHVSTPVFDGATTQDVDELLARAKLPKTGKIQLRDGRTGEPFDREITVGPIYMMKLCHLVDDKIHARSIGPYSLVTQQPLGGKSQFGGQRFGEMEVWALEAYGAAYTLQQILTVKSDDLTGRSKIYESIVKGENSPRSGVPESFKVLIREIKALALDIDVKIGDEVYKAV, encoded by the coding sequence ATGGTAGAACGCACAAGCTATTCCCGCATTAAAAAAGTCATGGATTTGCCGGATCTTCTGGAGATCCAGACCGAATCCTATGCCGCCTTTTTACAGGCCGACATTTCCCCCCGACAGAGGAAGAAGCAGGGACTTCACGGCGTTTTTCACAGCCTCTTTCCGGTCAATGACGTGAAAGGGTATTACTCGCTCGAGTACGACGGGTACAAACTCGGGGTTCCGAAATATACCATAAAAGAATGTAAGGAGCGGGGAATGACCTTTGCCGCGCCCCTTAAAGTCGATATGTCGCTCCTGGTGTACGAGCAGGACGGCGAGGTCAAGAAGTTCGTCGAGAAGATCACCAACGAAGTGTACGTGGGCGAAATCCCGCTCATGACCGAACGCGGCACCTTCGTGATCAACGGCGCCGAGCGTGTGATTGTGAGCCAGCTGCATCGTTCGCCGGGCATCACCTTTGACGAGGAGGAGCAGCCCAACGGCGAGAAGGAGATGACCGCGCGCATCATCCCGCAGCGCGGATCATGGGTCGAGATGATCCTCGACGCCGACGACGTGCTCACCATAAACATCGATCGCCGCAAGAAGATGCCCGCCACCATCCTGCTGCGCGCGCTCGGCTATTCCACCGACGAAAAGCTTCTTGCGCTGTTCCATGAACGAGAAAACGTCGACGTTGGCGCAAAGGGAAAGGAAAAAATAGTCGGAAACGTCAACGCCGTAACGTTGTTCAACAAGGAAACCGGCGAAATCATCCTTGACGCCAACGAGATCATCACCGAGGAAAAATACGCGAACCTTGTCTCGAATAAAATCGGCGAGGTGCAGATCCTCGCCAACGTCCCGAATCCCGAAAACATGATCATCCGCAACACCATCGAGCGGGACCCGACAAAATCCGAGGAAGAAGCCTTATTCTATATATATGCCACCATGCGGCCCGGCGATCCGCCCAACGTGGAGACCGCACGAAACCTCGTGAATCGTCTTTTCTTTGACGAAAAGCGGTACGATCTCGGCAATGTGGGCAGGTACCGGCTCAACACGCGGCTTAACATCAAGCATGAGGAAGGCAACAACACGCTTTCGAAGGACGATTTCGTCGCGGCGTTCAAATATCTCATTGGCCTGGGCGGCAGCGAAGGTTTCATTGATGACATCGACCATCTCGGCAACCGCCGCGTCCGCTCGGTGGGCGAGTTGCTCTCTGCCCAATTCACCGTGGGCCTCACGAGGATGGTGCGCACGATTCGCGAGCGCCTTAGCCTGCGCGACAATGAAAACGTAACGCCCCAGGATCTCATCAACGCGCGCACCGTGTCGACCGTGGTTCAGGCGTTTTTCGGCTCGAGCCAGCTGTCGCAGTTCCTCGACCAGACCAACCCGCTGTCCGAGCTCACGCACAAGCGACGCGTGAGCGCGCTCGGCCCCGGCGGCCTCACCCGCGAGCGCGCGGGCTTCGAGGTGCGCGACGTGCACCACACGCATTACGGCCGTTTGTGCCCCATCGAAACGCCCGAGGGACCGAACATCGGGCTCATCGCGTCGCTCTCGACCTTCGCGCGCGTCAATGGGTTCGGCTTCATCGAGACGCCGTACCAGAAAATCGAGGACGGCAGGCTTACCGGCGACATCGACTACCTCACCGCCGACCAGGAGGACAACTACAAGATCGCGCAGGCCAACACGCCGGTCAACGAGAAGGGAAGGCTCACCGAGGAGACCGTATTCGCGCGCTACCGCGGCGATTTTCTCATCCTCAATCCCCGGGACGTATCGTACATGGACATCTCGCCCATGCAGCTCGTTTCGGTGGCCGCGGGGCTCATCCCGTTCCTCGAACACGACGACGCGAACCGCGCGCTCATGGGGTCCAATATGCAGCGCCAGGCGGTGCCGCTCCTCAACACCGAGGCGCCGCTCATCGGCACGGGACTCGAAGGACGCGCCGCGGTCGACTCGGGATGCATGATCATCGCGCGCAACCCGGGCCTCATTGAAAAAGTGGATGCCACGAAAGTCGTGATACGCAAAACGAAAACATCGGCCGGCGACGATATCCTCGGCCTTTCCGAATACGACACCTACGAGCTCACGAAGTTCGAGCGCAGCAACCAGGACACGTGCATCAACCAGAAGGTGTGCGTGTCTGCGGGCGACAAGGTAAAGGCGGGCGACGTGCTCGCCGACGGCCACGCCACGAAAAACGGCGAGCTCGCGCTCGGCCGCAACGTGATGGTGGCCTTCATGCCGTGGCGCGGGTACAACTTCGAGGACGCCATCATCATTTCCGAGAAGCTCGTGGCCGACGACATCTACACCTCGCTGCACATCGAAGTGTTCGAGACCGAGGTACGCGACACCAAGCGCGGCCCCGAGGAGCTCACGCGGGAAATTCCGAACGTGAGCGAGGACGCGGTGAAGAACCTCGACGAGACCGGCGTGGTGCGGGTGGGCACCGAGGTCGAAGCCGGCGATATTCTTGTCGGTAAAGTGACGCCCAAGGGCGAGACCGAGCTGTCGCCGGAAGAACGCCTCCTGCGCGCCATTTTCGGCGAAAAGGCCGGCGACGTGCGCGACTCGTCGCTCAAGGCGCCCCCGGGACTCAAGGGCATCGTGATGGACACGTGCATCTACTCCCGCAAGGAACGCGACAAGCGGTCCAAGAAAAAAGACAAGAGGATCATCGACGAGATGAAACTTTCCATCGGCAAGCAGATCGCCGAGATCGAAAAGGCGAGGCTCGAAAAGCTCACCGATATCCTCTCTGACACCGTCACGCGCGTCATCACCAACGCCCATACGGGCGAGACCGTGGTCCCCGAGGGCAGGAAGTGGACCAAGGCGCTGCTTAACAAGATGGAATTCGCGAGCATCGCGTTCAAAAACGGCCTCTGCAACGACGCCGCCAAAAACCGCAAAGCCGAGGACGTGCTGTTCCACGCCAACGATCTCATCGCCAAGCTCGAGGACAAGCTCGACAAGGAGATCGACAAGATCGTGCGCGGCGACGAGCTCAAGCCCGGCGTGCTCCAGCTTGTCAAGGTGTATGTGGCCAAGAAGCGCAAGCTCTCGGTGGGCGACAAGATGGCGGGCCGCCACGGCAACAAGGGCGTGATCTCCAAGATCGTCCCCGCCGAAGACCTTCCGTTCCTTCCCGACGGGACGCCGGTTGACATCGTGCTCAACCCGCTGGGCGTGCCCTCGCGGATGAACTTCGGCCAGATCCTTGAGACGCACATGGGATGGGCAGCGGCGAAGCTCGGCCAGCACGTTTCAACGCCCGTGTTCGACGGCGCCACCACCCAGGACGTCGATGAACTCCTTGCCAGGGCGAAGCTTCCCAAGACCGGCAAGATTCAGTTGCGCGACGGCAGGACGGGAGAGCCGTTCGACCGCGAGATCACCGTGGGCCCCATTTACATGATGAAACTCTGCCATCTCGTGGACGACAAGATCCACGCGCGCTCCATCGGACCGTATTCGCTCGTGACCCAGCAGCCGCTCGGCGGGAAATCGCAGTTCGGCGGACAGCGCTTCGGCGAAATGGAAGTGTGGGCGCTCGAGGCCTACGGCGCGGCGTACACGCTGCAGCAGATCCTCACAGTGAAGAGCGACGACCTTACCGGAAGGTCAAAGATCTACGAGTCAATTGTCAAAGGCGAAAATTCGCCGCGGTCGGGCGTGCCGGAGTCGTTCAAGGTGCTCATACGCGAGATCAAGGCGCTGGCGCTCGATATCGACGTGAAAATAGGTGATGAAGTGTACAAGGCCGTGTAA